TGATCTTCCCTGCACGATATCTTCCTGATCTGAGGTAATCTGGATAACATGATGATAGAACATCAGAACTTGTTACATAAACAACCTAGTGACAACTTCAACTCACTTTCATTGTAGTATATTATTGAACGACATAAACTGTCTACAATTATAAAAGTTTGTTAGGCTGCGTTTGGTTTTGAAAACATAACAAAACAAGAcactagaaatagaaaaatttagaataaataataaaaagtctAATTTaccttattttttcttttacataaaatttagaaagaaaaataagatggtaaaaaatataattgtgAAAAATTAATagtgataataataaaaaatgtctcCGCTCAATATTTCTATATCCTTTTTGTCAGAAATGATTCAAAAAGTACTTCTACTCGATTTCAAATAGCTCAAGTACCTCTTCTAAACTTTTAGACCACCTAGGCTCAAGGCTCAAGGCTCAATTGTCTGTGGTTATTCAGACGCCTTATTTCCAAACAAGTAGTTAACTCGCTATTTAAATTATCATTCAAATATTATGTTTTCTTAATTATATTGGTGTTAGTATGTTaccaaaaaaatattggtgttattttttttctctttagaGTTTTGGtgatttaatatataattaatttttttatatatacgaattttttatttaaataaatttaaaaaatattttattaattgaaataaataattttaaaaatatttgcgAAAATACGTAGCATGTcctatctcgtttacagtataaatgAGATAAGTTTACGAAACGAGATAAGATAGATCGAATTACACgtgtatatctcgtttacactagTAAGACAAATTTTCAATAGCTATAAAAGGATGTGCAACTCTTGGCATTCTCCACACACATTTCatatattctttttctttttttttttcaaaaaagaggCAAAATATCCAATAGTAGCGAATATATGGTTGTCTGTGTGTATTCCAATTGTCGTATGAAAAACAGTGACAATAGAGTGATATTTGAGTGTGATAATCCGTTACTGTTATGCACTCGGCGAGTAAGTTCTTTGTCCGAGTTGAAGAGTCTGATATTGAGTAACCTTGGTGGTTCAGGGAGAAAAGAGATTGGAAGGGTGGGATATAGGTTTCTTGTACCGTTGGAAAATAGAATTTTTCGTTTTTGTCTGTTTCGGTTCCAGGGCGATGAGCATGTGCGCCTCATGTTTGACATCTATGGAAGAATTATGGCGGAACAAGTAATGAAACTTTCTGCCGAGGTTGGTAATGTTGGTGGCGGTGGATCTGTATGTCTACTCGACTTTTGTGTAGGATGATCCACCTCTCGCACCACCACCAATTCATGTTGCTAGTTTAGTAGAAGACATGGACGTGGATGATGAAGACTTCGACGAAGAGTATGTTGCAGATAGCAACGATAGCTAGTGATTCttttgaagatgatgatgatgaggagttTGTACGGGAGATGCCGGTAGAGGCTGCGATGAGTTATGTTTTGTCTCTCTCCATCCGATTTCGGCGCTATCAGATATATCAAGTCACTATCATGCATTAGATCTGGACGCGATGCATGAGAAATTTTCATTTTCCAACACTATAGAAGACGATTACAACCTAGACGGTCGGGTGAAATTTTGATTCGGCCACAGATTCAAAAGTAGAGATGCAGTAATGCAAGGTGTGAAAAACTATAGCATACGCAGAAATGCTGAGTACCAAGTGGTCGAATCGGACTGATTAAAGTACCATGTACATTGCTGCCAAGCTGCAACTAGATGTTCCTGGAGTCTCCGTGTAGCCCTCCGACAGAACTTCAGATACTGGTGAGGTCAAGTTTAATTGTGTTGTATTTAGTcatttatcatttttaaatCTGGTGGAGTTTCCAACCATGATTGTTCTATTTCGCTAGGAAAGTCCAGATGGTTGGTGGAGCGCATACGTGTTTAGTACCCACCATGTCCCAAGACCATTGACAGCTAGACAGCAATCTTATCTGCAATGTCATCTTGCTGGTGATACAGTCCAACCCATCTGTCAGCATCCCTATCCTACAGGGTTCAGTTCGGCAAAGCTATCACTTCAAACCCTCGTATAGAAAAGTTTGGATAGCGAAGAAAAAGGCAATTGCGCATATATACGGGGACTGGGAGGAGTCATACAACAAGGGCGTTCCATGCTTATTGTGTTAAACACATGGCGCAAACTTCATGTCTCGTTTCAAGTAGTGGTAGCCACCAAAGATGGATCAGATTGTTCGACTTGTCCGTCATCAGGTATCCCCCAATCAGTAACATGATGTAACACTTTGTATATTGTCGGAGTGTGTCTAGTTCAGTGGTGTCGGGCATATGTCGGACTCGGTTCCGAAACCatgtcagcttcaacaagaaagACTCCTTCCTTTGCGCTCCCTACTGTTGAACCACTGGAGGCCTGGTACCATGTAGTCGCTCCACCAACTCCCACGTCTCAGTGCTGTACCATCTGTAGAAATCACAGAAGCACCCGAATTGACTCCCTATGCGCGCATAGTTGAGGTGGTACGCAACCTCCTGTAGGATGATGATGCACTCATCCCATGGCATGCAGGTGGAACGTATGGGTCTCCGGACGCCAGCGCTCTACGAATACCGTGATCAGGGAGTTGTCAAAGACGAAGTCTGTAAGAGACACCTTGTCGCCGAAGCCAGCCTCCCTCAAATACGAGATGATGACGTCCGGTGGTAGAAGTGTGTGACTCACTCGTCAAAGAAGAAGTAGGCGAGACCTGAAAATGATTCATATCCTATCAATGATCTGTTGCTAACGATACATTCAACCACCTGAACTATAAATTATATTCTAGTTATTGACAAGTATCCTAACCATGACTATACATATATGCGATAACATAAACATGAAGATAACAAAACTAACCGCGAAGTCGGCTGTCCCGAAGACGTGCCATGTCGCGTTCAATCAATTGATGTTCGGATCACGTGTGCATTTGCGCGCGccattttatttttactcaatAATATGGTCAGAAAAggatagaagaaaagaaaaagtggtGGAAAGGTTAAAAATGGGACCCAAAACGTCATTGtgaatgatatatatatatatatatatatatatatgtatatatatatgccGTACCCAGTcttatcaataaatatttttaaaattatttattttagtaaataatttttttttaatttatttaaattaaaaacgtATTATTTTCATCTTCTAATGGTTTTAATCAAGCCTTATTAGTTGCTTtctctttaaaattaattaagtcaTTACAATAATTATTGAAACAAATAGATCAATTTGCTGAtgatatcaaataattttacatataaatcAGTTGTATATTATATCATATCGCATTCGTAAATAATATGTTTATCTCTTAATTATGTAGTACTAATCTAAAAATCATACAAACACACATACTTGATTAAATGATAAGATACCACCTAATGAAATTCAATAAGTTaatacaaaatacaaaataaaaaaaaataacattatttcAAATTCGAAACAGCCAAGTAGCCAACTATAATGCTGCATCATATCATACATATGGAAATATTTGACTACGTTAGCTATAGATTAAAATCAGTTACTAAAATTAGTTACCAGTATAAAATATCAATGTTCTGAgaaccggaccggaccggccggttcaaccGGGTTAACCGGAAACCGGTCCGGTCCACATGGAAAATTGCCCTGCAAAAAACCGGTGGAAAAACCGGCCGACCGGTGGTTAACCGGCGAACCGGGTGAACCGGCCCGGTTTTTGTCAACGCCGGTTCTCTCCCAGCCCCCTGAAAACGGTGTCgtattaacttaaaaaaaaaaaaaaaattaaaacagcCAATATCTGAAGCTGCTTCCCCCTTCCCTTCGACATTTCCCATTTTCCCCCAAATCTCCAAAACTAACCTAAAGCCAAAATCCCTTCACCTTTGTTTCGAAGACAGCCACCCTAATCGGAGCTGCAGACGGCGGAGGTGGTCGTCTTGTCTGCGTCGAGGCTGGAGTCGCGGGTCGTGGGTCACCGTCGCTCGTCGTCTTCTCTGCTTCCAGGGTCGCTCACCGTCGCTCGTCCATCACTGGTCGTCTTCTCTGTTTCGTGCTCGCTTACCGTCGCTGGTCGTCTTCTCTCCTTCGAGGTTAGTTCGTTCTGGCCTCTGGGTTGAACCAGTTTAAGGCTTCTGatgttagggtttagggttgtGCTTCCTGCTCGGTTGTTAAGCTctgttattaaattttatttttttttgttctgtGCTTCAAATTATTAAGGCTGTTGTATGTTGGATAATTTGATTAAGTTCTGTGTTCTTGACTTCTTGGTTGATAATGATTTCTGTTCTGTTAATTTTTGATTGTTAATTTCGGTTGTTAGGGTGGATAATGAACTATGCTCTGTTAATAATGAACTCTGCTCTGTTATTAAATTTTGTTGGTTTTTTTTGTTCTGTGCTTCAAATTATTAAGGCTGTTGTATGTTGAATAAATTGATTAAGTTCTGTGTTCTTGGTTGATTAAATTCTGTTCTTGGTTGAATAAAGTGAATAAATTGTATGTTGCTGGCATTCTGAATTTAGATGGAACCGTCCCAAAAtgatcaacaacaacaacataatGCTGTACAAGAATCTCAGACAGGTTCCTCTCGAGGAAAATCTGACCCTGCTTGGGAATATTTCACTGTGAAATATGATAAGAATCATAAGGCACAATATACATGTATCTTTTGTTTGAATACTTATAATGGAGGGGGGATATATAGGATGAAATATCATCTTGCGAAACATTATGTTTGTCATTTATGTGCGTTTTAATTTCTTTAGTTATAAACTTTGACATTTGAAGTTGTCTTTGACCTTTTAATGATGAATTATGTATTGtttattttgtgaaattattaaattttgaatcttattagtttaaaaattattgcatttaactttttaaaattatgttttgatttttttttttataattttattatatatttaattaaaccggttcaACCACGGTTCAACCCTGGTTGAACCATTGAACCATTGAACCAGTCActtgaccggtccggttctcgcaaccttgtaaaatatatattataatataaatatatattaaaattaatttaaattatatatatttatgtttagatataaatatattaataattatttttagtagttaatttatacaaatattatttaaaaaaataatttaaatttatacaaatattatttaaaaaaaataatttaaattaatttttttaaagttaaaaatgACATTTAAATTTATGATctagataaatataaaaaattatgtcatttaaactataatttattgataaatttattttgtttaatatttattaactattattaaaattaataaatattaataaataaaccattttttttttatcttccttAACGTTACTGCCATACataatacataatatatatgatTGAGCTATGACTCATTCTCCAAGAATGAATCAATTATTTTTCAAGTTTATATTGATAATCCGGTTTATGGAGATGGTTGCCGTATGGTACGGGATACATGCACTTGATTATATAGTACAAATGCTGATTGGTGATTGGTGATTGGAACTTTAGGTTTGGTTACATGCATATATATTTCAGTcttaattttttagatattttatgtaTGTATAGTACCTTGAGAGTGTGGATCATGCATCTTATTAGGTTATTATTCTAGCGAAATATCATTATAGGATATTTGTGTACAAATGTTAAGAAACATGTTGTGCCTTCCTAGAAGGATCACACCAACGTGTCCCATGCGTATTCATGTATGTTCATCCAAAGTCAATCTCAAGTCAAgccaaaatgaaaatgaaaaacaaatatCATATATACTCTAGCTACCTCTTTGATTAATGGTGTCCCCATTCTTTGGTTCGTACACCAAACTCGTGCATTTTATTAATGGAGTCacacaattaattaataataatagttaGATCTTGATAGATACTAATTCCCTTCGAGTATAATCACATTTGTTATctcttaatattttatttttagttttcttCCTAGAACCAAAGTGAGTCATTCTTAATGTCGAAATGTCATAAAGTATCTCTATTACTAAATTATATTTGTAAAGGATAACcgacaaaaattaataattaagaaataattttcattttataaatactttttaaGCATTCTTAGAATAACTAGTGTTGAATTAAACAATTATTACTTAAGCAGGTTATTAAATCAAGAGTGTTATATTCTTTTTTActtgaatatatatattttgaccatttattgtattttatataaatGATTTAGATTTACATGAGGTAATTTCGTATTCGACTTGACAAAATCTTTTATGATACAGTATTTGAGATAATAAAAGTTCAAataatatcatatatatattaaagtttgaatatttaatttaatatataaatatatataaaattttatcatATTATTCAAGAAATATTGAATTCCTTACATTTCTAGAATTGCATTATCATTCGCCAAATTAAACCTATCCTATTTGTTATACTCATCAAAAAGTTAAACTACTtaaatttaaaacatttttcaataAAGTTGCACATAATTTTTGCTCACGTTTTTTGTGTCTTAATTTGTTCAATCTTATTAAAACTAAAGTAAAACCTCAGTTACTATATAATATGTACAACTCTAAAAACATGGGTTAATATATAACTATTGTCAATCAAATAAAGTTGAGGATCTGAAACTAACACTGAATAAACTCATTGAACAATTATGAGGTGGGTGATGTTTATTATTGAGTGAGCAACGGTAGCAAAAGACAAAATGTGTTTATCAATCAAGaatgtgtctattttatttgtTCAATTAGGTGGTCGGCAGATGAAGAAGGGGTCAGTGCTTCTTAACGGCATTGAAACATAACTTGGTCAACTTATGTCATCGGTGTTCATCATATTTCATATTAGAAAATTATTAGTCATATTCATACATAAGTTTTCACACAAATTAGTCTATCAAATAATTTAGGgtaaactaataataatttggTTGTCTAATAAGTTTGTGGTTATTTTTTCTTTGATAATAATGGATagatttttttaacaaaaaaaagtaGGTTTTTCCTAAATAAATGAAGATTACTGTTAGTTCTTCAAACTTTTATATACCAAACAAGATAAAGATATGACACGTTTAACAGATTTTAaatggtaatactagaaaaacaaaaaaaaaaaacagcaagaatttgtattatttagtatttattaattatcgtaacaattaataaatgttaaataagataaattatgactgttttttattaattttggctaatttttttttatcaaatatttcCGATTTTAAATCTCCCATAAACCAACAATTTTTAGAAGCTAAATAAGTGgtttaatcaataattaaagTAGCAAAAAGATATACTCGACGTGTTTATATTTCTTTCATCTTACAATAATTAGAGGTTGATTAAACAACGTTATTTCATCTTACAACGGTATTATAATAATTTCTACGGAAAACCAACAACGGCTTATATTTGACGTGCTTATTTGCACAAAGCACAAGTCAATTATTATAACGTTAGAATCATATCAGCAAGGATGAATCTGAATTGCGAACCGTTGAAGATTGAAGTAACGGCTAAAGAGCAAATTATGAAAGGAAGGATTCATCccttgaaaattgaaattggtAACAGGATTAAGTCTCAAATCTAACTGGGCAACGACtaaatctaatttaaatttattagcaTATGAACTTGGCCAAATATGCAAGAGATTCAATGAATAGTAGTAGTAATGTGTAATCCAAATTGGACGGACGGCTGTGCCACAAATTTGATCACTTCCAAGTTCCAACTTGGAAAAATGAATTGAATTGGCATTAAATGAAGTATAAAGAATGCTTATTACATCAAAATATCATTCTAgggtgaaaaaataaaaaataaaaaatgctaatGTCATTTTGTTAATTTCTCTGCCTGTCTAAGGGTGCGAAAAATTTTGTAGTAAATGTCTGTCATCATCAGGTATATACAGAAAAGAATCAAAGCTACTCTTCTATTCATCAGGGTATCCCcattcttctctcttcttcttcttcaaagttCAAATGTAGCGGCCAAGCATGATAAGCATAACACTTGTATCATCCATGGAACCGCGCGAAACGGACAAATCTACAAGCTTTTTACATGCCAGCAATGGCTGCGGCTTGCTGCTACCTACGCAAAGAGGTCGAGCAATGTCTACTGCTTCTTGGTTACTAACCTGAGACAAGAGTTGCAATCAACAACTTATTAGTGATCGATCCAATACTATGAAACTATGAACATTGCAATGGATTTGATTTTAATGCTAATTTACCTTATCCCATAATCCATCTGAAGCTAAGATTAACAAGTCATGTTCAGGTTCGATCCTGATAACTTTGGTCTCGGGTTCGGCGATCACCCATTGTTTTAGGTGCCTATCGCCGATTCCCCTCGACACAGCAAGGGATCCTTGGATCCTCCATACACCGCGGCACAGATCAACATAGCCACCCTgcaaaacaaattcaaatttaCTCAATACATAAGAATGAAGATAGCCAATACGGAAATCATGATGATTCATGGAATGCTTCTTACCTGAGTCTCAATTCTTTCCCTTTCATCTTCCCGGGAAGGGCGGTGATCAGAAGTGAGGGCCTCAGCAACCCCTCCTCTGCTTATAACAGCGCGGCAATCGCCGGCATTGGACACAGCAAGGTTACCATTGCGAATCAAAGCGGTGACACAGCAAGATCCGCCATGGAGATCGCTTTTCAAGAAAGCAGAATCAGTCTTGAGATAACCGCGCTTCACAGCCTCCTCAATGCTATCTTCTTCTTCGCTAAGAATCACTTCATCTAACACATTCTTTTCTAAGTTATTTGCCACAAATTCGGCAGCCTTTGCACCACCGTGCCCATCGAAAATTCCAAAAAATGCCTGCATTCATCATTTCCAAACAAATTTTGCTAATTAGATTTTCTCCAAATCCATTCCACCTAGGGTTACATGAATCCtattaataacaaataaaaaccctaaatctgaattaaaaagaaaaagtaaaattttgtTACCAGTTTTTGTTGTCCGCGTAGGTTATCAGCAGCGGAGTAGCGATCTTCCATGTACTCCCTCCTCCCTCTCTTGCAATAAACAGAGAAGGCATCACGCTCCTCCTCCACAACATCACGCGGCGGCGCAGCAGAGGGTGTGGGCGGAATCCCAAAGGCCAAGGAGCTAACAGGTATATCAAGCCTAGCAGGCCTCTTCCTCTTCAAAACGGTGCCGTTTGGTGACGTAGCGGAAGCTGAAACGGCAACAACACCGGAAAGCGAAGCGGGAATAGGCGGCTTGGGAAGACGAAGACGCAACGGCGacgaagaaggagaagaaggagaaggagaagaagaagaagcgggAGAAGAGCAAGACGACGCCGTAGAAGAAGCCGCAGCAGCAGAAATTGAAGTAATGATTGAAGGCTTGGAGTAGAATAGCGATGACGGAGGAGAGAACACTGGAGAATTGGAAACTGCGACGGAGCAAGACATGTTCTATTCTATTCTATTCTATTCtattctattcaattcaattcgATTTGAAACGTTGGAATTGGTCTCTCTTTCTCTCTGATTGGTTACATAGAAGagaggaaaagaagagagaggaaTGTGTATTTATAGGGTTCAGAAACAGAGAAGCAGTGTGGGGCCCGTTTCATTTTTTGCGTGTTATTTGCCGCACAGGCACACAGCTATGTAATCTATCCTCAGTCAAATTTCTTTCTTTAAAACCTTCTTTGACCActattttctctctctaaatgACTCTTTTCACCCTCCCTAATCTGCTTTTCTGTTACCCTTCTCTTATTTCGTTATACTACTATTTATCTTAGTAATAacaacaaatttatttttttttatttttttcctctattagtgtaaattaaatatttaaattaattatgttaCGTGTCCATAAAAAAGTaatcattaaattaattatttatataaaatatatatttatatataaatatataatgattaattttttataggaacatacattttttaaaattaaatagtttaatttgtctttgaattttattttataattggTTAAATTTGACTATGTATCCATTTTTATACAAATGTTTGTAGGGTAAATTAAATGTCAgtgttgttttttttatttatattacaAACATTGAAAAATTTACATAATATAATAGACATAGTTTTAACCTTATAAAAAATTGCTAGCAAATATCATCGTATAACTACTGTAACAATTTATAATAGTGTTTGGTGGAGAGATAGAGACAGAAAGATTAAGATTGAGAGATAGAGATTAAGAGAcaaatattgaaaataaattttagtattctGTTTAGTATAAAATGGAAGACaggaattgaaacaagaatgaaactctaatttaatttgcacaaagggtaaaattagaattaattaattgaaatgagagtattttaggtataaaatgttattaaatttttagtctccatctctaaaaattttagtcctCTGTGTCTCTACTTTTTGGacgtactgaaatactgaaatttcggagacagagactgaaattttaataccagtttctgaaccaacaaacacgatactgagtctcagtctctcagtctctttcttaatacctcaaaacaaacgctacctaaagTACAATACTTCTTTAATTTGCTGTGTCTGCGTATTGGATATATTTTGGATACAATATTTATTGACACTCGTTCGACATGTGTGTCTTTTGTGTTCAATtgtatcttaataaaaaataaaacaaaattttccgAACACGTTTAGACAAATCTAAATACTATTACGTATTAGCatattcaattttattcttaatatatgtattcttaaaatgagtttaaaaatagtatttattattaattattacaacaaaaaatattttatataattaaaaaatattaaaataattaaaaaattaatttatattttattatcaatcaaataccaaaatataattataatttctctaaaaactactttatattttatatatatcatGTCCCCttatcttataaaaattttaaatttgtgtaTCAATATATTTCGTTTCGTGTCATGTCCTATATCCGTACATTATAAATAACAGCAATACTGTAAAGTAAAAAATGAAgttgagtaaaaaaaaaaagtgaaaattgCACTCTTTATAGttaagaaaaataagaaattaaaaacattATATACAATGTATATTTTACTCAACATGTAACTacaatattttact
The Arachis stenosperma cultivar V10309 chromosome 7, arast.V10309.gnm1.PFL2, whole genome shotgun sequence genome window above contains:
- the LOC130941962 gene encoding probable protein phosphatase 2C 25, which gives rise to MSCSVAVSNSPVFSPPSSLFYSKPSIITSISAAAASSTASSCSSPASSSSPSPSSPSSSPLRLRLPKPPIPASLSGVVAVSASATSPNGTVLKRKRPARLDIPVSSLAFGIPPTPSAAPPRDVVEEERDAFSVYCKRGRREYMEDRYSAADNLRGQQKLAFFGIFDGHGGAKAAEFVANNLEKNVLDEVILSEEEDSIEEAVKRGYLKTDSAFLKSDLHGGSCCVTALIRNGNLAVSNAGDCRAVISRGGVAEALTSDHRPSREDERERIETQGGYVDLCRGVWRIQGSLAVSRGIGDRHLKQWVIAEPETKVIRIEPEHDLLILASDGLWDKVSNQEAVDIARPLCVGSSKPQPLLACKKLVDLSVSRGSMDDTSVMLIMLGRYI